In the Kitasatospora terrestris genome, one interval contains:
- a CDS encoding D-2-hydroxyacid dehydrogenase family protein — protein MRLRCAVLDDYQDAAAGAADWSTLADRVEVVRFREHFGSEDELVAAVGDCEVVVTLRERVAFPAEVLRRLPRLRLLVASGMRNSVIDLAAAREGGVTVCGTESSSTPPVELTWALLLGLARGIVPESTALRTGGPWQSTLGADLAGRRLGLLGLGKIGARVARIGLAFDMEVLAWSQNLTAQRAAQAGAVLAASKEELLETSDFVSVHLVLGDRTRGLIGAPELARMKPTAHLVNTSRAAVVDQDALLAALREGRIAGAAVDVFEQEPLPADHPLRTAPRLLATPHLGYVTDANYRTYYGQAVEDIEAYLAGAPVRVLARGGETVENGPNIPTS, from the coding sequence ATGAGACTTCGCTGTGCGGTGCTCGACGACTACCAGGACGCGGCCGCCGGTGCGGCCGACTGGTCAACGCTGGCCGACCGGGTGGAGGTGGTGCGCTTCCGGGAGCATTTCGGGTCCGAGGACGAGCTGGTCGCCGCCGTCGGGGACTGCGAGGTCGTGGTGACCCTGCGGGAGCGGGTGGCCTTCCCGGCGGAGGTGCTGCGGCGGCTGCCCCGGCTGCGGCTGCTCGTGGCGTCCGGGATGCGGAACTCGGTGATCGACCTGGCGGCGGCCCGCGAGGGCGGGGTGACGGTGTGCGGGACGGAGAGTTCCTCGACCCCGCCGGTGGAGCTGACCTGGGCGCTGCTGCTCGGGCTGGCCCGCGGCATCGTCCCGGAGAGCACGGCGCTGCGCACCGGCGGGCCGTGGCAGAGCACGCTGGGTGCCGATCTGGCGGGGCGTCGGCTCGGACTGCTGGGCCTCGGGAAGATCGGTGCCCGGGTGGCGCGGATCGGACTCGCCTTCGACATGGAAGTGCTGGCGTGGAGCCAGAACCTCACCGCGCAGCGGGCGGCGCAGGCCGGCGCCGTGCTCGCCGCCTCCAAGGAGGAGTTGCTGGAGACGAGTGACTTCGTCTCCGTCCACCTGGTGCTCGGCGACCGGACCCGCGGCCTGATCGGCGCCCCGGAACTGGCCCGGATGAAACCGACCGCCCATCTGGTGAACACCTCCCGGGCGGCCGTCGTCGACCAGGACGCCCTGCTCGCGGCCCTGCGCGAGGGCCGGATCGCGGGTGCGGCCGTCGACGTGTTCGAGCAGGAGCCGCTGCCCGCCGACCACCCGCTGCGGACGGCGCCCCGGCTGCTGGCCACCCCGCACCTCGGGTACGTCACGGACGCCAACTACCGCACCTACTACGGGCAGGCGGTCGAGGACATCGAGGCGTACCTGGCCGGGGCGCCCGTACGAGTCCTGGCCCGAGGCGGCGAAACAGTCGAAAACGGACCAAATATCCCAACATC
- a CDS encoding RDD family protein — MAGPGRRLLARLVDTVVVAVVGVAVGVPLVGSALEHLNQKIADAQTASARTGQRVQVWLVDPVTLGKLGALLALLLLFGAVYEVMPTARTGQTFGKRLARIRVVDASGGRPPTVGRSVARWLVGLLGTLLLVGAVVPLFDRTARRGWHDRAARTRVVVRK; from the coding sequence GTGGCCGGCCCCGGGCGGCGGCTGCTGGCGCGGCTGGTGGACACGGTGGTGGTCGCCGTGGTGGGCGTCGCGGTCGGGGTGCCGCTGGTCGGTTCGGCGCTGGAACACCTGAACCAGAAGATCGCGGACGCGCAGACCGCGTCCGCCCGCACCGGGCAGCGCGTCCAGGTGTGGCTGGTCGACCCGGTGACGCTCGGGAAGCTCGGCGCCCTGCTCGCCCTGCTGCTGCTCTTCGGCGCGGTGTACGAGGTGATGCCCACGGCGCGGACCGGCCAGACCTTCGGCAAGCGGCTGGCCCGGATCCGGGTGGTGGACGCGTCCGGCGGCAGGCCGCCGACGGTCGGCCGCTCGGTCGCGCGCTGGCTGGTGGGCCTGCTCGGCACGCTGCTGCTGGTCGGCGCGGTGGTGCCGCTCTTCGACCGCACCGCCCGCCGAGGCTGGCACGACCGTGCGGCCCGGACCCGGGTGGTCGTCCGGAAGTAG
- a CDS encoding DUF2510 domain-containing protein, whose amino-acid sequence MTDRPHPGYYPDPSIPGFVRYWGGSGWVPGTSRPAPAPGEVLEPPRFVSRYVDQAPQAGHAGQPPQMPHGAYAPQGSPGPQVATAQYVPPPVVPAAPVVPAAPVVPVEPAVGLLGDTGPVYFDQTSAGTSFAMAPGGAEAASELELRPRSELESVHGAGVASAAPWATVDGGLRPVVPQSWARAEALGGAEGLSAVPAQAAGGWPAVDAGRRPAAELEAQPGLEPTYLSGLPERPSEHAQPGADAMPGDRMGSGPGEVGAAGAVEAAVQSRPGAEAPSGWRADPREQRGLLETGGAPRLVSWGIGAAEPAVEAAVEPVVESVVEAPEAVEAPEVAEAPGTVAPAGPGAVADAGATVVDPVDGGVAGTRERADREGGAPGPEAGADAGAGADRGGRGAGPGGAVGCGCGSGRGGGPGRRGGGRAGRGRVDFRHPGPGGPQRCGQGGGDAGRHGVRRHGVRRHTDRVRPGRRVRPWRGGWRGRAERRRPDRR is encoded by the coding sequence ATGACGGACCGGCCCCACCCCGGCTACTACCCGGATCCGTCCATCCCGGGGTTCGTCCGCTACTGGGGCGGCAGCGGGTGGGTGCCCGGCACCAGTCGGCCCGCGCCGGCGCCCGGCGAGGTGCTGGAGCCGCCCCGCTTCGTGTCCCGGTACGTCGACCAGGCGCCGCAGGCCGGGCACGCCGGGCAGCCGCCGCAGATGCCGCACGGGGCGTACGCGCCGCAGGGGTCGCCGGGGCCGCAGGTCGCCACCGCGCAGTACGTGCCGCCGCCGGTCGTACCGGCCGCACCCGTCGTACCGGCCGCTCCGGTCGTGCCGGTCGAGCCCGCCGTCGGGCTGCTCGGGGACACCGGGCCGGTGTACTTCGACCAGACCTCGGCCGGGACCTCGTTCGCGATGGCGCCGGGCGGGGCGGAGGCCGCCTCGGAGCTGGAGCTGCGTCCGCGTTCGGAGCTGGAGTCCGTCCACGGCGCCGGGGTGGCCTCCGCCGCGCCGTGGGCGACGGTGGACGGCGGGTTGCGGCCGGTGGTCCCGCAGTCCTGGGCCCGCGCGGAGGCGCTGGGCGGGGCGGAGGGCCTGTCCGCCGTCCCCGCCCAGGCCGCCGGCGGATGGCCGGCGGTCGACGCGGGACGCCGGCCGGCCGCGGAGCTGGAGGCCCAGCCGGGACTGGAACCGACGTACCTGTCCGGGCTGCCGGAGCGGCCGTCGGAGCACGCGCAGCCGGGGGCGGACGCGATGCCGGGGGACCGGATGGGGTCCGGGCCGGGCGAGGTGGGTGCGGCGGGCGCGGTGGAGGCGGCTGTGCAGTCCCGGCCCGGGGCGGAGGCGCCGTCCGGCTGGCGGGCCGACCCGCGGGAGCAGCGCGGGCTGCTGGAGACCGGCGGGGCGCCGCGGTTGGTGTCGTGGGGCATCGGCGCCGCGGAGCCGGCCGTGGAAGCGGCCGTGGAGCCGGTCGTGGAGTCGGTCGTGGAGGCACCGGAGGCAGTCGAGGCACCTGAGGTGGCTGAGGCTCCCGGCACCGTCGCCCCGGCGGGCCCGGGGGCGGTCGCGGATGCCGGGGCGACGGTGGTCGATCCGGTCGACGGCGGTGTTGCGGGTACGCGTGAGCGAGCGGATCGGGAGGGCGGGGCTCCGGGTCCGGAGGCGGGCGCGGACGCGGGAGCGGGAGCGGATCGGGGGGGTCGAGGTGCCGGGCCCGGCGGCGCAGTCGGGTGCGGGTGCGGGTCAGGGCGTGGCGGAGGGCCCGGGCGGCGCGGCGGAGGCCGTGCGGGTCGGGGCCGCGTCGACTTCCGCCACCCGGGACCGGGCGGCCCGCAGCGGTGCGGCCAAGGCGGCGGGGACGCCGGCCGGCACGGCGTCCGGCGGCACGGCGTCCGGCGGCACACGGACCGGGTCCGCCCGGGGCGGCGCGTCCGCCCGTGGCGCGGCGGGTGGCGAGGGCGCGCGGAGAGGCGCCGCCCGGACCGCCGGTAG
- a CDS encoding SsgA family sporulation/cell division regulator: MGHSTGVVEQELELNLVLSPERSVPVAARLSYGSHDPFAVHVTFHLDSGAPVTWVFARELLVEGTFRPCGQGDVRIWPARAGRRSVLCMALSSPAGDALLEAPLATVAAWLEKAHRLVPPGAELAAMDLEGSLAELLA, translated from the coding sequence ATGGGGCACTCGACGGGCGTGGTGGAGCAGGAGCTGGAGCTGAACCTGGTGCTGTCGCCGGAGCGCAGCGTGCCGGTGGCGGCGCGGCTGTCGTACGGGAGTCACGACCCGTTCGCGGTGCACGTGACCTTCCACCTGGACAGCGGGGCGCCGGTGACCTGGGTGTTCGCGCGCGAGCTGCTGGTCGAGGGGACGTTCCGGCCGTGCGGGCAGGGGGACGTGCGGATCTGGCCGGCCCGGGCGGGGCGGCGCAGCGTGCTGTGCATGGCGCTGAGCTCGCCGGCCGGCGACGCGCTGCTGGAGGCGCCGCTGGCGACGGTCGCGGCGTGGCTGGAGAAGGCGCACCGGCTGGTGCCGCCGGGGGCGGAGCTGGCGGCGATGGACCTGGAGGGTTCGCTCGCCGAGCTCCTCGCATGA
- a CDS encoding glycosyltransferase 87 family protein, with protein MAIASAVALVSLLAYATVRHFVGTSMVDMIVYRAEGAAVAHGRDLYALRVTEWNLPATYPPFAAMLFVPTTWFGIGFLRVAITAGNVALLGVLAALSFKLVGFPRRELRPVGVVLVAGLGVWLEPVFTTLRYGQINLALACLILWDLTRPDGHRGKGVAIGIAAGIKLTPGLFAVYLLITGRVRAAFTAGLTFLGTFLLGALVLPDATYGFWTKYLFDSTRVGKTVIVDNQSVRGAVARLLHTENPGLLATAAGAAVAIAGLAVAAWAYRSARWAPRAEAWGVCCAAVTAVLISPISWTHHWVWCVPVLVLLAAEAAHERSRPAAVRKARWRVILGVTLLGFLCFGMWVVPHKGDLDLHLPATHQLPASVYPLLGLCFLTVAALRVRSRRIAAGAPLVRLPRQRTADGTQQAPAAR; from the coding sequence ATGGCGATCGCCTCGGCCGTGGCCCTGGTCTCCCTGCTCGCCTACGCCACCGTCCGGCACTTCGTCGGCACCTCGATGGTCGACATGATCGTCTACCGGGCGGAGGGCGCCGCCGTCGCCCACGGCCGTGACCTCTACGCGCTGCGCGTCACCGAGTGGAACCTGCCCGCCACCTACCCGCCGTTCGCCGCGATGCTCTTCGTCCCCACCACCTGGTTCGGGATCGGGTTCCTGCGGGTCGCCATCACCGCCGGCAACGTCGCCCTGCTCGGCGTGCTGGCCGCGCTCTCCTTCAAGCTGGTCGGCTTCCCCCGGCGCGAGCTGCGCCCGGTCGGCGTCGTCCTGGTCGCCGGCCTCGGCGTCTGGCTGGAACCCGTCTTCACCACCCTGCGCTACGGCCAGATCAACCTGGCCCTGGCCTGCCTGATCCTCTGGGACCTCACCCGGCCGGACGGCCACCGCGGCAAGGGCGTGGCCATCGGCATCGCCGCCGGCATCAAGCTCACCCCCGGCCTGTTCGCCGTCTACCTGCTGATCACCGGACGGGTCCGCGCCGCGTTCACGGCCGGCCTCACCTTCCTCGGCACCTTCCTGCTCGGCGCCCTGGTCCTGCCCGACGCCACGTACGGCTTCTGGACCAAGTACCTCTTCGACTCCACCCGGGTCGGCAAGACCGTCATCGTCGACAACCAGTCGGTGCGCGGCGCCGTCGCCCGCCTGCTGCACACCGAGAACCCCGGACTGCTCGCCACCGCCGCCGGAGCCGCCGTCGCGATCGCCGGACTCGCCGTCGCCGCGTGGGCGTACCGCAGCGCCCGCTGGGCCCCGCGCGCCGAGGCCTGGGGCGTCTGCTGCGCGGCGGTCACCGCCGTGCTGATCTCCCCGATCAGCTGGACCCACCACTGGGTCTGGTGCGTGCCCGTGCTCGTCCTGCTCGCCGCCGAGGCCGCCCACGAGCGCTCCCGCCCGGCGGCCGTGCGCAAGGCCCGCTGGCGGGTCATTCTCGGCGTGACCCTGCTCGGCTTCCTCTGCTTCGGCATGTGGGTCGTGCCGCACAAGGGCGACCTCGACCTGCACCTGCCCGCCACCCACCAGCTGCCCGCCTCGGTCTACCCGCTGCTCGGACTGTGCTTCCTCACGGTCGCCGCGCTGCGCGTCCGCTCCCGGCGGATCGCCGCCGGGGCGCCCCTGGTCCGGCTGCCGCGGCAGCGCACCGCGGACGGAACCCAGCAGGCCCCCGCGGCCCGCTGA
- a CDS encoding glycoside hydrolase family 18 protein yields MTSQPTRRAGHRRRSRKGVVLGASAVAAAIVAGGVVAFASSASAASIGAVYSRTSTWESGYTGQYLVNNPTSGPIDDWTLSFDLPAGAQISSLWNAGFTVSGSHVTVKPENWNKRIEAGKSVNVGFVVQGSGAAQGEPGNCLINNVSCTAGTGPAPTPSGRPTTAAPTPSASTAAPTATRTSPAPTATRTTPAPTPTATSTPAPTTGSRFAPYVDTSLYPAFDLVGTAKATGVKTYNLAFLVSGGGCVPKWGGVTDLTADAVAGQIGALRAAGGDVRVSFGGANGSELATACSSAAELAAAYQKAVDAFGLTKVDFDVEGGALGNTAANTRRAQAIAQLQKTAAGKGRTLDVSFTLPALPTGLTQDGINLVGGAKAAGVDIGAVNIMAMDYGDGVAPNPQGRMGKYAIDAATATQAQVKSVLGLSDAAAWAKTAVTPMIGVNDVATEVFTVADATQLAEFAKTKHLAWLAMWSGTRDKACPGGAKAYADATCSSIDQQPLAFTKAFGTYTG; encoded by the coding sequence ATGACGAGCCAGCCCACCCGACGTGCAGGACACCGCCGGCGCAGCCGGAAGGGTGTGGTGCTCGGCGCGTCCGCCGTCGCCGCCGCGATCGTCGCGGGCGGCGTGGTCGCCTTCGCGTCCTCGGCCAGCGCCGCGTCGATCGGCGCGGTGTACAGCCGCACCAGCACCTGGGAGTCCGGCTACACCGGCCAGTACCTGGTCAACAACCCCACCTCGGGCCCGATCGACGACTGGACGCTGAGCTTCGACCTCCCGGCCGGCGCGCAGATCTCCTCGCTCTGGAACGCGGGCTTCACCGTCTCCGGCAGCCACGTCACCGTGAAGCCGGAGAACTGGAACAAGCGGATCGAGGCCGGCAAGTCGGTCAACGTCGGCTTCGTCGTCCAGGGCTCGGGCGCCGCTCAGGGCGAGCCCGGCAACTGCCTGATCAACAACGTCTCCTGCACCGCCGGCACCGGCCCGGCGCCGACGCCGTCCGGCCGGCCCACCACCGCCGCGCCCACGCCGAGCGCCTCCACCGCCGCCCCCACCGCGACCAGGACCAGCCCGGCCCCGACCGCGACGAGGACCACCCCCGCGCCGACGCCCACCGCCACCTCGACGCCCGCCCCGACCACCGGCAGCCGCTTCGCGCCCTACGTGGACACCTCGCTCTACCCGGCGTTCGACCTGGTCGGCACCGCCAAGGCGACCGGCGTGAAGACCTACAACCTGGCCTTCCTGGTCTCCGGCGGCGGCTGCGTGCCGAAGTGGGGCGGGGTCACCGACCTGACCGCCGACGCGGTCGCCGGCCAGATCGGCGCGCTGCGGGCGGCCGGCGGCGACGTCCGGGTGTCCTTCGGCGGCGCCAACGGCAGCGAGCTGGCGACGGCCTGCTCCTCGGCCGCCGAGCTGGCCGCCGCCTACCAGAAGGCGGTGGACGCCTTCGGCCTGACCAAGGTCGACTTCGACGTGGAGGGCGGCGCGCTCGGCAACACCGCCGCCAACACCCGCCGCGCCCAGGCCATCGCCCAGCTGCAGAAGACCGCCGCCGGCAAGGGCCGCACCCTCGACGTCTCCTTCACCCTGCCCGCGCTGCCCACCGGCCTGACCCAGGACGGCATCAACCTGGTCGGCGGAGCCAAGGCGGCCGGCGTCGACATCGGCGCCGTCAACATCATGGCGATGGACTACGGCGACGGCGTCGCCCCGAACCCGCAGGGCCGGATGGGCAAGTACGCGATCGACGCGGCCACCGCCACCCAGGCGCAGGTCAAGAGCGTGCTCGGCCTCTCCGACGCCGCCGCGTGGGCGAAGACCGCGGTCACCCCGATGATCGGCGTCAACGACGTCGCCACCGAGGTGTTCACCGTGGCGGACGCCACCCAGCTCGCCGAGTTCGCCAAGACCAAGCACCTGGCCTGGCTGGCCATGTGGTCCGGCACCCGCGACAAGGCCTGCCCCGGCGGCGCCAAGGCGTACGCCGACGCCACCTGCAGCAGCATCGACCAGCAGCCGCTGGCCTTCACCAAGGCGTTCGGCACCTACACCGGCTGA
- a CDS encoding HAMP domain-containing sensor histidine kinase encodes MRWAMVKAAVAGTVMVALAFLIPLGLMVQQTARDRAFTAAERQAAAIGPALAITTDQDAVARALASTDAGAQDRIAVHLPAGAVVGEGRVAAVDLSAAVEHGRAGTVRAPGGFALLQPFAVDNGQVAVVEVYVADGDLTRGVGTAWLVLSGVALALVALSVVVADRMGGRIVMSARRLAGAARSLGSGNLTVRVPVTGKAATGAPEELIEAGHAFNAMADRVVRLLAAERELAADLSHRLRTPLTVLRLNAASLGDGDAADATRHAVEQLEREVDQIIRTARRDPEDAPPVVLGCDAVDVIRERVGFWSALAEDEGRAWQLAGAERPAPVPVQRGDLAAAVDALLGNVFRHTAIGTAFSVDLLVTESSVIVLVGDAGPGFTDPATAIERGAGHGGEGSTGLGLDIVRKLAEATGGDVALGRSAVLGGAEIRLRLQTRSEAAPLPRQSRRRLTRRN; translated from the coding sequence CTGCGGTGGGCGATGGTGAAGGCCGCGGTGGCCGGCACCGTGATGGTCGCGCTCGCCTTCCTGATCCCGCTCGGGCTGATGGTCCAGCAGACCGCCCGCGACCGGGCGTTCACCGCCGCCGAGCGGCAGGCCGCCGCGATCGGTCCGGCCCTCGCGATCACCACCGACCAGGACGCCGTCGCCCGGGCGCTGGCCTCCACCGACGCGGGCGCGCAGGACCGGATCGCCGTCCACCTGCCGGCCGGCGCGGTGGTCGGCGAGGGCCGGGTCGCCGCCGTCGACCTGTCCGCCGCGGTCGAGCACGGCCGGGCCGGCACCGTCCGCGCCCCCGGCGGCTTCGCGCTGCTCCAGCCGTTCGCCGTCGACAACGGCCAGGTCGCCGTGGTCGAGGTGTACGTCGCCGACGGGGACCTCACCCGGGGCGTGGGCACGGCCTGGCTGGTGCTCTCCGGCGTCGCGCTCGCCCTGGTCGCGCTGTCGGTCGTGGTCGCCGACCGGATGGGCGGACGGATCGTCATGTCCGCCCGGCGACTGGCCGGAGCGGCGCGCTCGCTCGGCTCCGGCAACCTGACGGTCCGGGTGCCGGTCACCGGCAAGGCGGCCACCGGCGCGCCCGAGGAGCTGATCGAGGCCGGGCACGCGTTCAACGCGATGGCCGACCGGGTGGTGCGCCTGCTGGCCGCGGAGCGCGAGCTGGCGGCCGACCTCTCGCACCGGCTGCGGACGCCGCTGACGGTGCTCCGGCTGAACGCCGCCTCGCTCGGCGACGGCGACGCCGCCGACGCCACCCGGCACGCGGTCGAGCAGCTGGAGCGCGAGGTCGACCAGATCATCCGCACCGCGCGCCGCGACCCCGAGGACGCGCCGCCGGTGGTGCTCGGCTGCGACGCCGTCGACGTAATCCGGGAGCGGGTCGGCTTCTGGTCCGCGCTCGCCGAGGACGAGGGCCGGGCCTGGCAGCTGGCCGGCGCCGAGCGGCCCGCGCCGGTGCCCGTCCAGCGCGGCGACCTGGCCGCGGCGGTGGACGCGCTGCTCGGCAACGTCTTCCGGCACACCGCGATCGGCACGGCCTTCTCGGTGGACCTGCTGGTCACCGAGAGCTCGGTGATCGTCCTGGTCGGCGACGCGGGCCCGGGCTTCACCGACCCGGCGACCGCGATCGAGCGCGGCGCGGGCCACGGCGGGGAGGGGTCCACCGGGCTCGGCCTCGACATCGTCCGCAAGCTCGCCGAGGCCACCGGCGGGGACGTCGCGCTCGGCCGCTCGGCGGTGCTCGGCGGGGCGGAGATCCGGCTGCGCCTGCAGACCCGGAGCGAGGCCGCACCGCTGCCGCGGCAGAGCCGGCGTCGGCTGACGCGGAGGAATTGA
- a CDS encoding response regulator transcription factor, with amino-acid sequence MATVLVVEDDPFVRSALIRHLSETGHAVRSVGTALEALREVAQVGCDLVILDLGLPDLDGSEALKMIRGLTNVPVIISTARDDEAEIIRLLNDGADDYLVKPFSPEHLTARMTAVLRRLGGGAVTAPPVLRVGGLAIDPQRREAVLDGRPLDLTRREFDLLAFLAARPGVVVPRREILAEVWRQTYGGDQTIDVHLSWLRRKLGETASRPRYLHTVRGVGVRLEAPGGPVGCTT; translated from the coding sequence ATGGCAACAGTGCTCGTGGTCGAGGACGACCCGTTCGTCCGCTCCGCCCTCATCCGCCACCTGTCCGAGACCGGCCATGCGGTGCGCAGCGTCGGGACGGCCCTGGAGGCGCTGCGCGAGGTCGCCCAAGTCGGGTGCGACCTGGTCATCCTCGACCTCGGACTGCCCGACCTGGACGGCAGCGAGGCGCTCAAGATGATCCGTGGCCTGACCAACGTCCCGGTGATCATCTCCACCGCCCGGGACGACGAGGCCGAGATCATCCGGCTGCTGAACGACGGCGCCGACGACTACCTGGTGAAGCCGTTCTCCCCCGAACACCTGACGGCCCGGATGACGGCCGTGCTGCGCCGGCTCGGCGGCGGCGCCGTCACCGCGCCGCCGGTCCTGCGGGTCGGCGGCCTGGCCATCGACCCGCAACGGCGCGAGGCCGTACTCGACGGCAGGCCGCTCGACCTGACCCGCCGGGAGTTCGACCTGCTGGCCTTCCTCGCCGCCCGGCCCGGGGTGGTCGTGCCGCGCCGGGAGATCCTCGCCGAGGTCTGGCGGCAGACCTACGGCGGCGACCAGACCATCGACGTCCACCTGTCCTGGCTGCGCCGCAAACTCGGCGAGACCGCCTCCAGGCCGCGCTACCTGCACACCGTGCGGGGCGTCGGCGTCCGGCTGGAAGCCCCGGGCGGGCCGGTGGGGTGCACGACATGA
- a CDS encoding VOC family protein produces the protein MTDIFTAPTYLALDDDPFEPCAGLDAVVLAVPDPGRSAELYRTALALRCTAHHPGLGSYLMEGPGLRQLLVPGSGGVVDLALRVDDAYAAFDYAVDRGAVPVTEPYESGDHWGTVVLATVALGPATHTLVDRGRYLGPYLPGYVAL, from the coding sequence GTGACCGACATCTTCACCGCGCCGACGTACCTCGCACTCGACGACGACCCGTTCGAGCCCTGTGCCGGGCTGGACGCCGTCGTCCTCGCCGTACCCGATCCCGGCCGCAGCGCCGAGCTCTACCGCACCGCCCTGGCGCTGCGCTGCACCGCCCACCACCCGGGGCTCGGCAGCTACCTGATGGAGGGGCCGGGCCTGCGCCAGCTGCTGGTGCCCGGCAGCGGCGGCGTGGTCGACCTCGCGCTGCGGGTCGACGACGCGTACGCCGCCTTCGACTACGCCGTGGACCGCGGCGCCGTCCCGGTCACCGAGCCGTACGAGAGCGGCGACCACTGGGGCACGGTGGTGCTGGCCACCGTCGCCCTCGGCCCGGCCACCCACACCCTGGTCGACCGCGGCCGCTACCTCGGCCCCTACCTGCCCGGGTACGTCGCGCTCTGA
- a CDS encoding Lrp/AsnC family transcriptional regulator gives MHSPSDAIDALDGKLIRLLSEEPRIGVLECSRRLQVARGTVQARLDRLQAKGVIGGFAPQVDPAALGYPVTAFATLEISQGQGADVRAHLSAVPEVLELHTITGHGDMLVRIVARSNADLQRVIDRVVGFEGIVRASTAIALENPVPYRILPLVEQASGE, from the coding sequence GTGCACTCTCCGAGCGATGCGATCGACGCGCTCGACGGAAAATTGATCAGACTCCTCAGCGAGGAGCCCAGGATCGGCGTGCTGGAGTGCTCGCGCCGGCTCCAGGTGGCCCGCGGCACCGTGCAGGCCCGGCTGGACCGGCTGCAGGCGAAGGGCGTGATCGGGGGCTTCGCCCCGCAGGTGGACCCGGCGGCGCTCGGGTACCCGGTGACCGCGTTCGCCACCCTGGAGATCTCCCAGGGCCAGGGCGCGGACGTCCGCGCCCACCTGTCGGCGGTGCCGGAGGTGCTGGAACTGCACACCATCACCGGCCACGGCGACATGCTGGTGCGGATCGTGGCCCGCTCCAACGCCGACCTGCAGCGGGTGATCGACCGGGTGGTGGGTTTCGAGGGGATCGTCCGGGCCTCCACCGCGATCGCCCTGGAGAACCCCGTGCCGTACCGGATCCTGCCGTTGGTGGAGCAGGCCTCGGGCGAGTGA
- a CDS encoding IclR family transcriptional regulator, giving the protein MNPQKTVAPRSRTAGSTAPTAETPTLITSAQRALRLLEAAAGHPAGATAKQLARDTGLALGTAYHLLRTLVHDQYLERVDGRYLTGPAVAGLAREDSPTAGRTRLNRLLGRLAHELSAAVYFSWYKHGEVELVAAAAAPGAPTVDARGFRAGAHAHSAGKTLLALMSAEERRAHLTRYPMVPFTPYTLRDPAHLPLLPRQGPQRAAPITQYQEYLMGFAGAAVPIVLGSGIAAVSLTLPMTQAHRLAQAAAQLRTRIGDDITTAAFGL; this is encoded by the coding sequence ATGAACCCACAGAAGACCGTCGCACCGCGGAGCCGCACCGCCGGGTCGACGGCCCCCACCGCGGAGACGCCCACGCTGATCACCTCCGCCCAACGCGCCCTCAGGCTGCTGGAGGCGGCCGCCGGCCACCCCGCCGGCGCCACCGCCAAACAGCTCGCCCGGGACACCGGGCTGGCCCTCGGCACCGCCTACCACCTGCTGCGCACCCTGGTCCACGACCAGTACCTGGAACGGGTCGACGGCCGCTACCTGACCGGCCCGGCAGTCGCCGGACTGGCTCGGGAGGACAGTCCGACGGCCGGCCGCACCCGGCTGAACCGCCTGCTCGGCCGGCTCGCCCACGAGCTCTCCGCGGCCGTCTACTTCTCCTGGTACAAGCACGGCGAGGTCGAGCTGGTCGCCGCCGCCGCCGCACCCGGCGCCCCGACCGTCGACGCCCGCGGCTTCCGCGCGGGCGCCCACGCCCACTCCGCCGGCAAGACCCTGCTCGCCCTGATGTCCGCCGAGGAGCGCCGGGCCCACCTGACCCGCTACCCCATGGTCCCGTTCACCCCGTACACCCTGCGCGACCCCGCCCACCTGCCGCTGCTGCCCCGGCAGGGCCCGCAGCGGGCCGCGCCGATCACCCAGTACCAGGAGTACCTGATGGGCTTCGCCGGAGCCGCCGTCCCGATCGTGCTGGGCAGCGGGATAGCCGCGGTCTCGCTCACCCTGCCGATGACCCAGGCGCACCGCTTAGCCCAGGCCGCGGCGCAGCTGCGCACCCGGATCGGCGACGACATCACCACGGCCGCGTTCGGGCTCTGA